DNA from Campylobacter concisus:
TCTTCTTAGCCTCTTCAAATGAGCTTTTTATCTCCTCTGACATGGTTTTTGCCATGTTTGTCGTATCTGTGACGATTAGTGACGATTTGTTGGTTAAATTTGTAGTTTGAGCTGAGGTTGAAGAGAGCTGCTCAGCGATAGAAGAGTTCTCATGTGCTAGGCCTTTAACGCTTTCTATAACAGATCTTAGCTCGCTTGTTAGGTCGTTTATAGAGCTTTTGATGTTTGAAATTTCATCTTTGCCACTAACTTCAAGCTTTTTAGTAAGATCGCCTCTGCCACTTTTTATCTCATCTGACATCTCGGTTAAATTTGCAACGATATTTTTTATAGGTTTGATGATCGCTCTACTTAAGATAAATAGCACGACAGCTATCAAAACAACCGTGATCAGGGCGCAAGCAATGATAAAAGTTTTTGTATTTTGGCTATTTTGCTCGTTTAGCACGACCTTTGTCTTTTCTATCTCATCTGCCAAGTCATCGACATATACGCCGCTTCCTAGCATCCACTTATATGGCTCAAAATTTGCAGCATAGCCAAGCTTCTCCACTGGCTCCTCGCCCTCTTTTTTCGCCCAGCCAAATGTGACAAAGCCGCCACCTTGTTTAGCCTTTTCGATGAGCTCTTTTATGAGAAGTAGCCCTTTTGGATCTTTTAAGCCGATTAAATTTTTACCCACAAGCGATGGCTTTTCAGGGTGCATCAAAACAACGCCATTGTAGTCGTAGATGAAGATATAGCCAGTCTTGTCGCTAAAGAATTTTAGCTTTGAGACGACTCTAAAAATTTCTTTTTTTATCTCATCGTCGCTTAGCCCTTTTTCTTTGCCGCCATTATAAATTTCACGCATCATTTGATTGATCGTCTCGACGTCATCTTTTAAATTTTCTTTTCTGGCATTTACCAGCTCGTCGTAGGACTTATGGGTGAAAAACTGAGTTAGATCGCTTGAAAATTTGCTATTTAAAAAGATGAGCAAACAGCTGACAAGCAAAACTGAGAAAACAAAAGTGAGAATTATCTTTGTAGATATTTTCATAGCACACATCCTTGCATTTTGGGATCTCCTAAAAATTTACGTGCCATTTTATACATTCAAATCTTAATTATAAATTAACTTTTGAAATTTAAGAAAAAAAGAATAAATTTGATGAGAGAATTTACTCAAAGCCCAAAATAACGAATAAGTTACAAATATTATTATCTTAAGCTTTGAGTGTAAAAAATACGTAAAATTTAGTAGCCTTTA
Protein-coding regions in this window:
- a CDS encoding methyl-accepting chemotaxis protein, with protein sequence MCAMKISTKIILTFVFSVLLVSCLLIFLNSKFSSDLTQFFTHKSYDELVNARKENLKDDVETINQMMREIYNGGKEKGLSDDEIKKEIFRVVSKLKFFSDKTGYIFIYDYNGVVLMHPEKPSLVGKNLIGLKDPKGLLLIKELIEKAKQGGGFVTFGWAKKEGEEPVEKLGYAANFEPYKWMLGSGVYVDDLADEIEKTKVVLNEQNSQNTKTFIIACALITVVLIAVVLFILSRAIIKPIKNIVANLTEMSDEIKSGRGDLTKKLEVSGKDEISNIKSSINDLTSELRSVIESVKGLAHENSSIAEQLSSTSAQTTNLTNKSSLIVTDTTNMAKTMSEEIKSSFEEAKKSKENLERTCLYINEVSNDVLGLSKNVDEAANSEISLASSMKSLADQAKNVKDVLNIIDDIADQTNLLALNAAIEAARAGEHGRGFAVVADEVRQLAERTQNSLSEINATINLIVEAISNSSQTIGDNAKKAGELCKKSAQINEKIENMNQLMNETVSLNETSTRDYIETGNKVEELIKGIVNIDEISKQNSKSMDEISLAAAHLSKMTDNLNTSLSKFRT